The genome window CACCGGACGATCCTAGGAAATCTAGTGGCTACTCCAGACTTGTGTCTTTTGCTAGGTGCGATTCCTTCAAAAGCAATTTCAAATACATGATGTGGAGTCACTGATCTCACTGGACCGAATCGTTCTAGGGTGTTTTTCTTGATCCATGCATCTACCTTGCGGAATTCGGCATCAGTAAGTCCAGAATAGGCTTTTGCAAACGTGACCAGCTCTCCATCTTGCCAAAGTCCAAAAGTATAGTCGGTAAATAAATTGGCCCTTCTTCCGTGCCCACGCATAGCATAAGTCAGGACTGCATCAACTGAAAATGGATCTGTTTTCCATTTCCACCAGTCGCCCTTTTTACGTCCTACGAGATAGGGACTGTCTTTGCGTTTGATCATCAATCCTTCTGATCGTTTTTCTCTTGCTAGATTGCGCTCTGCCGCCATTTCTTCCCAGGAATTAAAGGTCATGGTTTCTGAAAGCAGCAATGGTATTTTTTCCTCCTGTGGTACGGCCTCTTCTTTTTTGTGAAGGTCTAAAACCAACTCATCCAGTATTGCTCTGCGTTTTTCAAAGGTTTGCTCTCTCAAATCTTTTCCTTGCCATTCCAGTAAGTCGTAAGCGACAATAACTACGGGAACATCCTTTAATAGCTTCTTACCAACTGTTTTACGGCCTATTCTGGTTTGTAGGTCGTTGAAGTTCATAATTTCACCATCTTTGAAAGGCAGGATCTCTCCATCGATCACGGTTCCATTAGGAATCACATCTAGAAACTTTTGAAATTCTGGATACTTATCGGTAACTAATTCTTCCCCTCGGGACCACACAAAAATCTCGTTACTTCTTATAATTGTTTGTGATCTGATGCCGTCCCATTTGTGCTCTGCGCTCCATTGATTGATATCCTTTAGATCGCTAATTTCTCCTTCAATCGCGTAGGCGAGATAAAATGGATAAGGCTTGCCTCGCATGGCCACTTCATTATCTTCATAAACCAACTCCTGAAAACTGGTGTTTTCTCCCGTCCAGCTTCCCATAAGTTTATGAGCGAGCACATCTTTATCTATTCCAGTTGCATTAGCCAATGCTCGCGTCATTAATTTTTGAGAAACACCTATCCTAAAACCACCAGTGAGTATTTTATTAAAAACAAATCGTTCGTAATAATTGAGTTGAAGCCAGTTTTTTTGAAGGTATTCTTTTTTCTCAAGATCTCCTTTGGATCTTAGTTCTATAATCTCTTGAATGATTTGCGAAAGGCTTTTGTCACTAGATTCATTTGCGGTAGGAAGAATGAGTGCAATGGTTTCAGCTAGATCGCCGACAATATGGTAACTTTCTTCAAACAGCCACATGGGAACACCACTTATTTGCGTCGCCCATTCTCTCATCAAAGTAGTGTTAACCGGTCTTTTGGGACGTCTGTGAGAAAGTATGGCAATGGTCCACAATTTATCTTCCTCATTTGCGGTCTTGAAATACTCGGTAAGCGCAGCTACTTTGAGGTTGGTTTTATTAGTTCCGTCTATGGTGCGTATGAGTTCTGCAAACTGTTTCATGGCGCTAGGTTTGATGTGGAACTCGATTTTGAAGTTTCCTGGCTTTGCTCCGTATTTTCCTCTTGATTTTTCTCATCAGCTCCCAACTCAGAATTTTCTCCTTCGTATTGTGTACGTTCACTCATAGCGTTGAGTCCTTTTTCTTCTCTTAAGAATCGAGCAAAAATCTCTTGATAGCCGTGTGTGGTAATCACATTTTCACAGCCAGTGGCTGCTATGCTTTCTAACAATCCGTCCCAGTCGCAATGGTCAGAAAGGACAAATCCTTTATCGATGGCTCTTCTGCGTCGGGCACCTCTAAAAGTCATCCAGCCACTAGCACTTGCTGTGACATATGGAACCATTTTTTTCATCCAGGCACTTCCATGAGCACTAGGTGGTGCGATAACCATATGACCTGCTAGTTCTTCTTTGGTAGTTTCTCTGGTAATCAAATGAGTAGGAGGAAAGTTGATTTGTTGTCGCAAGACTTCCGTCATTTTATAGACAGCTCCATGACAGTAAATCTTCATTTGGCTGGTATCCAAATGTTTGATGATACGTTGTGCTTTTCCCAAAGAATAAGCAAACAGTACTGAGGTCTTCTTTTCTGTATGGTTTTGAGCACACCATAAGTTGATGTCATCCATGACCAGTTGTTGAGGTCGCCATTTAAAGGCGGGTAATCCAAAGGTGCATTCTGTAATAAATGTATCACATTTTACAGGTTCGTAGACGGTAGAAATACCGTCGGCTTCTGTTTTATAATCACCCGTAAAAACCCATACTTCTCCTCGGTGCTCGACGCGTATTTGTGAAGAGCCTGGAATATGCCCGGCGGGGTGAAAAGAGAATTTCACATTGTTGATGGAAAAAACCTCATTATAATTGACTCCCGACACGTTGATCTCGCCCAGACGGTGACTAATTATAGGTACGTTATCCTTATGGGTAAGGTACTTTTTGTGTCCCCATCGGGAATGGTCTGCATGGCCATGTGTGATGAGTGCTTTAGCTACTGGTTTCCATGGATCGAGATAAACGCCAGCGGGCTTGCAATAAATTCCTTTTTTAGTGAATTGAAGTAATGGTTGACTCATGATCTAAAATTAAATGACAGGAGTGGTTTTCTATCTGGATTAAGAGAAGTTTATCATACTTTCTACTCTTCATATACATTGTCGCTTGTAATTCAAATTACAAACAGAACATTGGTAAAAGAGAAAAGACGGTTTACTTCGACAGGTTGATAATTCGATAGACTTAATGTAGCTCAACTCACTTTAAAGTTATAGGAGGAAGAATTTGTCTTTTCAAGAGCCTATAACATCTTTAAGCTTTTAATAGGATTACTTTTCTTCTGGATCCATATCTGCTTTGAGATCTTCTAGAAGCTTGTCATTACTTTGACTAAATTCATTGACTTCCCAGTTCATTTGAATTAGTAGTTCATCTAAGGCAAGGATGATGTTGTTGTATTTTTCTTCTAACTTAGAAGAGGTTTTTATACGGTAACTTAAGTAAGACTTATAGATGTGCAATCTTGTTTTTAAAACTTTAATACGTGAAAAGATGGCTTGATCTTGGAAGGCATCGTCAGGATTTAAAAGCATGTTATTTACGTGATCTATCAATTTATTGGTCGTTCTGGCAGTATGATCATAATTCTCTAGACCTGTAAGTAAGTCTTGGAAGGATTCCCATTCTAGCGCTTTTTTCTGAGCATCTTTTAGGAGAGTCATTTTTGACGTGCTCAAATTCATGGATGTGTAGTCTATTTGTTCTAGGTTAGGCGCGTCTTCATTAGAAGTGGTTTTGCAGGCCATTAGTAATATAAAAAGTAGAAAAATAGAGAGTCGCATAATCTTATAACGGTGAATTGCAAATATGCTTATAATTAAAAGAATAAAAAAGAGGCATTATATGTCAGGCACTTTCGATTCAGTGTTACAGGCAGGAATTTTAATAGGGGGTTATAAGCTAGTGGTGTTTGCACTTGGACTCTGAGTTATACCAGGACAAACCTTTATTTTACAAAAATAGAATGGAGATCATACTAATGCAACAAGAGGTAAATGCTATAAGTATTAAAACTCTAATAAAACTAGCAACTCCCCAAATAAGGTCTTCTTATCTTTGTGACAAATAAACAGAAATGGCAACCAAAGTATTAGTAATAGGAGCTTGTGGACAGATAGGAACAGAGCTTACCATGAGATTGAGAGAGATTTATGGTGGGGAGCAGGTAATTGCTAGCGATATACGGGAAGGTAATGAAGAGATTATGGCTTCTGGACCTTTTGAAGCGTTAGATGCGATGAATAAAAGTCAGATAGAAGACGTGTGTCTGCATTATGAAGTTAATGAAGTATATCTTATGGCAGCCATGTTGAGTGCTACAGGGGAGAAGTTTCCTAAAAAAGCATGGAGTTTAAACATGGATTCTTTGATGCATGTGTTAGATCTTGCAAAGGAAGGGAAGATCGATAAAATATTTTGGCCGTCGAGTATAGCCGTTTTTGGACCTACGACACCTAAGCATGACACGCCGCAACACACGATTATGGAGCCTACTACTGTTTATGGTATTAGTAAACAAACTGGAGAGCGATGGTGTGAGTATTACCATCAAAAATATGGTGTAGATGTTAGATCGATGAGGTATCCAGGGTTGATTTCATGGAAGACATTACCTGGCGGTGGTACGACAGATTATGCCATAGATATTTTTCACAAAGCGGTAGCAGGTGAAAATTACAATTGTTTTTTAAGTAAAGATACAGAGCTACCTATGATGTATATGGAAGACGCGGTAAGAGCTGCGGTAGAAATTATGCGTGCCCCAACGGAAGAAGTTATAGAGCGCTCCTCCTACAACCTTTCTGGCATGAGTTTTACACCACAAGATATTGCTACTGAAATAAAGAAGCACCTACCAGACTTTTCTATTAGTTATGAGCCAGATTTTAGACAGCAAATTGCAGATAGCTGGCCGAGTTCTATCGATGATGCTCCAGCCAGAAACGACTGGAACTGGAAACATGAATACGGCCTTGATCA of Nonlabens sp. Ci31 contains these proteins:
- a CDS encoding ligase-associated DNA damage response exonuclease, whose amino-acid sequence is MSQPLLQFTKKGIYCKPAGVYLDPWKPVAKALITHGHADHSRWGHKKYLTHKDNVPIISHRLGEINVSGVNYNEVFSINNVKFSFHPAGHIPGSSQIRVEHRGEVWVFTGDYKTEADGISTVYEPVKCDTFITECTFGLPAFKWRPQQLVMDDINLWCAQNHTEKKTSVLFAYSLGKAQRIIKHLDTSQMKIYCHGAVYKMTEVLRQQINFPPTHLITRETTKEELAGHMVIAPPSAHGSAWMKKMVPYVTASASGWMTFRGARRRRAIDKGFVLSDHCDWDGLLESIAATGCENVITTHGYQEIFARFLREEKGLNAMSERTQYEGENSELGADEKNQEENTEQSQETSKSSSTSNLAP
- a CDS encoding ATP-dependent DNA ligase, translated to MKQFAELIRTIDGTNKTNLKVAALTEYFKTANEEDKLWTIAILSHRRPKRPVNTTLMREWATQISGVPMWLFEESYHIVGDLAETIALILPTANESSDKSLSQIIQEIIELRSKGDLEKKEYLQKNWLQLNYYERFVFNKILTGGFRIGVSQKLMTRALANATGIDKDVLAHKLMGSWTGENTSFQELVYEDNEVAMRGKPYPFYLAYAIEGEISDLKDINQWSAEHKWDGIRSQTIIRSNEIFVWSRGEELVTDKYPEFQKFLDVIPNGTVIDGEILPFKDGEIMNFNDLQTRIGRKTVGKKLLKDVPVVIVAYDLLEWQGKDLREQTFEKRRAILDELVLDLHKKEEAVPQEEKIPLLLSETMTFNSWEEMAAERNLAREKRSEGLMIKRKDSPYLVGRKKGDWWKWKTDPFSVDAVLTYAMRGHGRRANLFTDYTFGLWQDGELVTFAKAYSGLTDAEFRKVDAWIKKNTLERFGPVRSVTPHHVFEIAFEGIAPSKRHKSGVATRFPRIVRWRPDKPMEEANTLDDLKALIP
- a CDS encoding NAD-dependent epimerase/dehydratase family protein — translated: MATKVLVIGACGQIGTELTMRLREIYGGEQVIASDIREGNEEIMASGPFEALDAMNKSQIEDVCLHYEVNEVYLMAAMLSATGEKFPKKAWSLNMDSLMHVLDLAKEGKIDKIFWPSSIAVFGPTTPKHDTPQHTIMEPTTVYGISKQTGERWCEYYHQKYGVDVRSMRYPGLISWKTLPGGGTTDYAIDIFHKAVAGENYNCFLSKDTELPMMYMEDAVRAAVEIMRAPTEEVIERSSYNLSGMSFTPQDIATEIKKHLPDFSISYEPDFRQQIADSWPSSIDDAPARNDWNWKHEYGLDQMVAEMLSHLK